TGTCAACAGTTTAAACCAAACTTTATTGAAGACACATATACATGATTTTCTTACATGTAGGGATAGAGCAGATTTTACTACTGGTCCTGGTATgaatcaaaaagtttttttaccaAGGTTGATATGCAAAATACAAAACAGGGGAGAGGCGGGAGCGGAACACACGTTGTGCTTTGATAACGATCGCCATGTCAACATCGTCTGCTAAACGAGTGAGTGAGCATTTGAATGACTCCACCCAAAATGGATTACAAATAGAAATAGATAATAGTTAATAGAACatattatttacatttttaagtgattactaaaaaaaatatttgtcttGATGTTGTATAATATTGTTAGTTGTGAATTTAAACGCTAGTTGATGATTAACAGATTTCACGAAGCTATCGAACCGCACCATTTTCTCCCGATAgatgaaaatttgttttttgacaaAGCAGGAGGTAATAAACAGGTCGGATAAACGTCAAATGATCAAGGCATGTTAAGCAAGATTACAAGTTGCCCGACACGTTATTATCAACTCGTCCGCAAAAGATTCCAATCAATACAAAGTCGgtgcaataaacctttttaaaattaccacCCCGTTTTATCTTTCGTTGTAAGTTTGAATTCTGTTAGCGGGCATCAGATTAAGGTTTCACATCTGGGTGTTGAAGGGCCGCATACGACAACCATATGAGTGGCGCAATATTCTCTTCGAAAATAACAATTGCACTCGAAATTTTATTGGGCAACCCACAAAATCTGAGATAAGGATAAAAGTGTGGATAGACGTGATCAACTGTATTATACACTCTGACGGCAACCGGGACACCGCAACTAGGTCGAGTTTGAACCGCAGAGCAGCCGCCCGCTGAAATCgtatttataatataaaaatgataCGGTATTATCAGCCTTTTATAATATAGACGGTGGCGTCGCTAGCAACTCTCTACACggtcttgattttaatttccTATAGTTATTAGCTCACTCGTCTTTCACCACTAGTCATGGACAAAACCAAAATCGTCAGTGATAGTCTCAGCTATGACGACAATGAAATCCTCGGCAAAGGGACGGCCGGTTTCGTCTTTCGCGGCTCTTTTGGCCAGGACAAGAATCCCGTCGCTGTCAAACGCGTCCAGTTGGCCAGCCTGCGAAAAGATGAAGATTTccagaagagagaagaagacgcTTTGGCCAGTCTAGACCATCCCAATGTCGTCAAACTCTTTCACGCCGAAGATGACTTAACTTTCAGGTAAATGATTTTGCATTTGTATGTATGGCATAGAAAGTTACTTAACCGAATTATTATGTAATAGGTATTATGTTTTGGAACTGTGTGCTGCATCCCTGGACCAGTGCTTCTTGCCGGACAGAGACCTCAGGAAATACAAGGGGGCTCTACCTTCTGACCAGGAAGTCCTTTTACAAATGGCCAAAGGTCTGCAGTACATTCACTCGATGAACCTGGTCCATCGAGACATCAAACCGGAGAACATGATGATCTCCATCACTCAGCCTGTGCACATCAAATTGGCCGACTTTGGTCTGTGCAAACCTGTGAATCAAAGAGGAACCTTCTCGATCAGTGGGATCAAAGGCACCCAATATTGGATggtattaaaaattcaattaattcatatttaaattttagagTGGATAAGTTTTTAAATACTATTGATAGGCGCCAGAAATTCTGGCATTGGAGGATCAACCTTATAGTAAAAACGATGTTGAGGGAGCCAACAAAGGTCGAGGTACAATGCGGAGCGACATATTCGCTTTGGGCTTGgtctttttcacctttttgacCAACGGATTGCACCTTTTCGGCTCCAAgaatttaatcatttcaaatgtGATGCGCGGCAAACCCAACCCGGCCAATCAGAGCAGTAAGTTttgtcttttaattatttaaacaaatgcgctaaataatcaaataatttcacGACGATTACAATATGTAAATTAGGACTCGACCAGAATCATTTCGCCCGAGAAATTATCTCCAACATGACGAAATCGAAGCCAGAGGACAGGATTCCTTTAACTGAAGTTGTCAACATGTTACGACCTCAAGTTCATCAAAGTTCTCCGGCATTTCGTATTGAAGATTCTGAATCACTTTAACTTGATGATGCTAAGTGAAATAATGTCCATGTCATGTGCCATTCAGAATAAAAACCGTAGAGTAGCCATACGAAGATCAAAGTTACCGAATGAACAAAAACGACAGCACATCCCACACGCGcccaaattcaatttttaatcgTGTCAATTTCAATGATATGATGCATGGTAGTTTACATCTGATTACAAAATTCCAATTCGTCCGTATCGTTATTTAACGACCTTGATGTGACGAGAAATCGACCGTATTAAATGTAAAACATATCAATAATTTAGCGTCGTCATAACTCGATAAGATAGTCCATTATCTAAATTGGTTTTGAATATGCTAATTTTCCATGAACCGCATTGTAGTTTATACAGCttaattacaaaattccaATTTATTAGAAACGTGTTCCATTACAACATCATCGATAACACATGTCAGACATTCGggaaaatattaattcgttCAAAAGATTTCGTTCGTCTCCTTGTAATTGTGTCCATCGTTGAACAGCAAGTCCTCGAACATGGATTTCAAAGCGTCGAAAGTCGGCCGTTTCATCGGATCGTAATCCCACGTTTTCAACATAATCAAGTACCAAGACAGCGGACATTTGTCCGGCATGGGCATTCTGTAATTCATCTCAATCTGCTGCATGACTTCGCTATTAGACATTcctggaaaaaatcaaataatgaatttaattaCGTTAATTGATTATATAAGGTTATCTAAGACAGATATACCAGGGTAGGGAATTTGGCCGTAAGTAATCAGTTCACTGAGCAGAATGCCAAATGACCAAACGTCCGATTTGATGGTGAATTTGCCGTAGTTGAGTGCTTCCGGCGCTGTCCATTTGAGTGGGAATTTGGCACCGGCCCGGGCCTCGTATTCCTCCTCGATGATGACCCGGGCCAGTCCGAAATCGGCGATCTTGACGATGGCGCCTTTCTGGCCGACTAAAACGTTCCGGGCCGCCAGGTCGCGATGGATGTAGTTCTGCGACTCGAGGTAAGCCATGCCCGTCGCTATTTGGATGGCGTAGTCGTTGAGCTTCTCCAGTTTAGCGTGACGGCCCTTGTTACCCCTGAGGTAGTCCAGCAAGCTCCCGTTCTTCATCAGCTCGGTGACGATGTAGATAGGCTCTTGGGTCGTGCAGACGGCGTACAAACGGATCAATTTGTCGTGCTGGATTTGCTTCATCAGCTGGGCTTCGGCCAGGAAATCTTTGGGCGACATTGTTCCTGTAAAatatgtttaattattcatttctgtCCAGGTAA
The sequence above is a segment of the Daphnia pulex isolate KAP4 chromosome 11, ASM2113471v1 genome. Coding sequences within it:
- the LOC124208055 gene encoding serine/threonine-protein kinase/endoribonuclease ire-1-like, with product MDKTKIVSDSLSYDDNEILGKGTAGFVFRGSFGQDKNPVAVKRVQLASLRKDEDFQKREEDALASLDHPNVVKLFHAEDDLTFRYYVLELCAASLDQCFLPDRDLRKYKGALPSDQEVLLQMAKGLQYIHSMNLVHRDIKPENMMISITQPVHIKLADFGLCKPVNQRGTFSISGIKGTQYWMAPEILALEDQPYSKNDVEGANKGRGTMRSDIFALGLVFFTFLTNGLHLFGSKNLIISNVMRGKPNPANQSRLDQNHFAREIISNMTKSKPEDRIPLTEVVNMLRPQVHQSSPAFRIEDSESL